A region from the Medicago truncatula cultivar Jemalong A17 chromosome 6, MtrunA17r5.0-ANR, whole genome shotgun sequence genome encodes:
- the LOC11412533 gene encoding F-box protein At2g17036, with protein sequence MAAVDWTKLPKDLLNLISQRINDEVDLIRFQSVCSTWRSSSVPNHHPISPFKFPLLKFPFLSDPNDIDTINSNNNTLFCYLTKQNLYLIQPPQQQQEEQRLLRPWLVGVGQNAHGQPKYFHPVNQDCSFVVHSVIDHNTLSVLHMGSTYFIMDIDVKINRQLIISQEYMYPKKVVAVTCHGKTPLVVGMLAFPPYPLLLKCGDEDWKVIPDMSMKFEDICVFKGRPYAIDEIGKTIMIGPDSSVHLVAEPLVGGGNIKFLVESEGDLLLSEAYDCLSIDLNDPVRIDLFKLNEKEKKWVKLTSLGDRVLFLGLGLVYSFSVSASDLCVSKGNCIIFESMSSERELYVLDLDDGQLSLFYDNPEYSNLFWLPRTWIRARYQRVLDEAVKLLTEMKDFGFSMNLYEYHKLIHSLRLKARNLIREQLDEIEPIDKEMEKAQLTKMDSMNFYGSGGLYAMFAGKECNLPLALLSFKPQDINGNLEGFHKSELTVLEDWEYKFIDKYSKVG encoded by the exons ATGGCAGCGGTCGACTGGACTAAACTTCCAAAGGATCTTCTCAATCTGATATCACAACGAATCAATGACGAAGTTGATCTCATTCGCTTTCAATCAGTTTGTTCAACATGGCGCTCTTCCTCCGTCCCCAATCATCATCCCATTTCACCCTTCAAGTTCCCACTCCTCAAATTTCCATTCCTCTCTGACCCCAATGACATTGATACcatcaacagcaacaacaacacttTATTCTGTTACCTCACCAAACAAAATCTCTACCTCATCCaaccaccacaacaacaacaagaagaacAACGCCTACTTCGCCCGTGGTTGGTAGGAGTTGGCCAAAACGCGCATGGTCAACCCAAATACTTCCATCCAGTCAACCAAGATTGCTCTTTTGTTGTCCATTCTGTGATTGATCACAACACATTATCTGTTCTCCATATGGGAAGCACCTACTTCATCATGGACATCGACGTCAAAATCAACCGTCAACTCATCATCAGTCAAGAATACATGTACCCTAAAAAGGTCGTTGCTGTCACGTGCCATGGAAAAACACCTCTCGTTGTTGGCATGTTAGCCTTTCCTCCGTATCCGTTACTTTTGAAATGTGGTGATGAGGATTGGAAGGTGATCCCTGACATGTCAATGAAATTCGAAGACATATGTGTTTTTAAAGGGCGGCCTTATGCGATCGACGAAATTGGTAAGACGATTATGATTGGACCAGATTCGAGTGTCCATTTAGTGGCTGAACCTTTGGTTGGTGGTGGGAACATAAAATTCTTAGTGGAGAGCGAGGGAGATTTGTTGTTATCGGAGGCTTATGATTGTCTTAGTATTGATCTTAATGATCCTGTAAGGATTGATTTGTTTAAGCTTAAcgagaaggagaagaagtggGTGAAATTAACGAGTTTAGGGGATAGGGTTTTGTTCTTGGGGTTGGGGTTGGTATATTCGTTTTCTGTTTCTGCTTCAGATTTGTGTGTTTCCAAAGGGAATTGTAtcatctttgaatctatgtcTTCCGAACGTGAGTTATATGTTTTGGACTTGGATGATGGTCAGCTTTCGCTTTTTTATGATAATCCTGAATATTCCAACTTGTTCTGGCTACCTCGAACATGGATCCGAGCTCGTTACCAA AGGGTTTTAGATGAGGCTGTCAAGTTATTGACTGAGATGAAGGATTTTGGTTTCTCCATGAATCTTTATGAATATCACAAGTTGATCCACTCTCTTCGCTTGAAGGCTAGGAATTTGATAAGAGAGCAACTAGACGAAATAGAGCCTATCGATAAGGAAATGGAAAAAGCACAGCTAACCAAAATGGACTCTAT GAATTTTTACGGTTCAGGAGGATTGTATGCAATGTTTGCTGGAAAAGAATGTAACCTACCCCTCGCTCTCCTGTCTTTTAAACCTCAAGATATTAACGGGAACCTCGAAGGTTTCCACAAGTCAGAGCTCACAGTTTTAGAGGATTGGGAGTATAAGTTCATAGACAAGTATTCAAAAGTTGGTTAG
- the LOC11416879 gene encoding chaperone protein dnaJ 72, translating to MDHYKVLGLEKTATKEEIKAAFKKLALQCHPDKHSQSLKYVQHNAKLRFKQVSEAYEVLMDDRKRAKYNYQSHAGGGGLCRYQCTEYYSKYGYGKSGSGYGDKTRSSGLNGGGGGGGGGFGDKFGTAIWNLTTRSSLLNLGYAA from the coding sequence ATGGATCACTACAAAGTTCTAGGGTTAGAAAAAACAGCAACCAAAGAAGAAATCAAAGCTGCATTCAAGAAACTCGCGCTTCAATGTCATCCAGATAAGCATTCTCAGTCACTGAAATACGTTCAACACAACGCCAAACTTCGATTCAAACAGGTTTCTGAAGCATATGAAGTTCTTATGGATGATCGCAAACGCGCCAAATATAATTACCAGTCGCATGCTGGTGGTGGAGGCCTGTGTCGGTACCAGTGCACTGAGTATTATTCAAAGTATGGATATGGTAAAAGTGGGAGTGGTTATGGAGATAAAACTAGGTCTAGTGGGTTGAATGGTGGTGGTGGCGGCGGTGGAGGTGGTTTTGGGGATAAATTTGGAACTGCTATTTGGAATTTGACGACGAGGTCTTCTCTTCTTAATCTTGGATATGCAGCGTAA